One window of the Trifolium pratense cultivar HEN17-A07 linkage group LG2, ARS_RC_1.1, whole genome shotgun sequence genome contains the following:
- the LOC123907308 gene encoding ATP synthase subunit gamma, mitochondrial, which produces MAMAAAMRREGKRLAPLISSQPINNTLRSSLTSPLDQTSIGGARSISTQIVRNRMKSVKNIQKITKAMKMVAASKLRAVQTRAENSRGLWQPFTALLGDAASVDVKKNVVVTVSSDKGLCGGINSTSVKISRVLSKLNSGPDKETKYVILGEKAKAQLIRDSKKDIALSLTELQKNPLNYTQVSVLADDILKNVEYDALRIVFNKFHSVVQFIPTVSTVLSPEIVEREAEAGGKLGELDSYEIEGGETKSEVLQNLSEFQFSCVMFNAVLENACSEQGARMSAMDSSSRNAGDMLDRLTLTYNRTRQASITTELIEIISGASALTG; this is translated from the exons ATGGCAATGGCTGCTGCTATGCGACGCGAAGGGAAGCGTTTGGCTCCTCTCATCTCTTCTCAACCAATCAACAACACTCTCCGATCCTCTCTCACCTCTCCGTT AGATCAAACTTCTATTGGAGGAGCGCGTTCAATTTCCACTCAAATTG TGAGAAATCGCATGAAGAGTGTGAAAAATATCCAGAAAATTACTAAGGCTATGAAGATGGTTGCTGCTTCTAAATTACGAGCTGTTCAAACTAGGGCTGAAAATTCACGTGGTTTGTGGCAGCCATTTACGGCTCTTCTCGGTGATGCCGCAA GTGTTGATGTCAAGAAGAATGTTGTTGTTACTGTTTCTTCGGACAAAGGTCTTTGTGGTGGAATCAACTCCACATCTGTCAAGATAAGCAGGGTATTGAGCAAGTTGAATTCGG GACCTGATAAAGAGACAAAGTATGTCATATTGGGAGAGAAGGCTAAAGCTCAGTTGATTCGTGACTCAAAGAAAGACATTGCACTCAGTTTGACTGAGCTGCAAAAGAATCCTCTGAATTATACTCAG GTGTCTGTCTTGGCTGATGACATTCTGAAGAACGTGGAGTACGATGCATTGAGGATTGTTTTCAACAAATTTCATTCGGTTGTGCAATTTATACCAACAGTGTCAACTGTACTATCCCCTGAG ATTGTCGAAAGAGAGGCTGAAGCTGGAGGAAAGCTTGGTGAACTGGATTCCTACGAGATTGAAGGGGGTGAGACAAAATCAGAAGTTCTTCAGAATCTGTCCGAGTTTCAGTTTTCTTGT GTCATGTTCAACGCGGTGTTGGAGAATGCCTGCAGTGAGCAAGGAGCAAGAATGTCTGCCATGGACAGTTCTAGCAGGAATGCTGGGGATATGCTTGATCGTCTGACCCTCACTTATAATag AACTCGTCAagcatcaatcaccactgagTTGATTGAGATTATCTCTGGAGCATCAGCACTGACAGGTTAA